From a region of the Hymenobacter jejuensis genome:
- a CDS encoding aldo/keto reductase, translating to MTITIAQNSAHPLTVNRLGYGTMRLTGPEIWGEPDNRPEALEVLKTAVAEGVNFLDTADYYGEDVTNRLITEALHPYPNGLVICTKVGATRKPDKSWVVFNSPENLRTSIDNNLRTLKQDQIQLVHFRIMPHSEVPFDESLGAMFEMQREGKIQHVGLSNVSREELEAGLKMGPIATVENMYGYGQRTTLKTPHGENRGGEEVLDLCEQHGIPLIPYFSLVNSLPKATAKIAELAQKHNASEAQINIAWLLHKSPWILPIPGTSSVAHLRENLKAADIRLSQEDMEYLG from the coding sequence ATGACCATTACCATCGCCCAAAATTCTGCGCATCCCCTCACCGTCAACCGCCTAGGATATGGCACCATGCGCCTCACGGGCCCCGAGATTTGGGGTGAGCCGGACAACCGACCCGAAGCACTAGAAGTACTGAAGACAGCCGTTGCCGAAGGCGTCAATTTTCTGGATACCGCCGACTACTACGGCGAAGACGTGACCAACCGTTTGATCACGGAAGCCCTGCATCCTTACCCCAACGGCTTGGTTATCTGCACCAAAGTAGGCGCTACCCGCAAGCCCGATAAAAGCTGGGTGGTGTTCAACTCCCCTGAAAACCTGCGCACCAGCATCGATAACAACCTGCGCACCCTTAAGCAAGACCAGATTCAGTTGGTGCACTTCCGCATCATGCCCCACAGCGAAGTACCGTTTGACGAGTCGCTAGGAGCCATGTTTGAGATGCAGCGGGAAGGCAAAATCCAGCACGTGGGCCTCAGCAACGTAAGCCGCGAAGAGTTGGAAGCCGGCCTCAAGATGGGCCCCATCGCGACGGTGGAAAACATGTACGGCTACGGGCAACGCACCACCTTGAAGACTCCGCACGGCGAAAACCGCGGCGGCGAGGAAGTACTGGATCTGTGCGAGCAACACGGCATCCCGCTCATCCCCTATTTTTCCTTGGTAAACTCCCTGCCAAAGGCCACCGCCAAAATCGCGGAACTAGCCCAGAAGCACAACGCCTCGGAAGCCCAGATCAACATAGCTTGGCTGTTGCATAAGTCGCCCTGGATTCTGCCCATTCCTGGCACCTCTTCCGTAGCGCACCTGCGCGAAAACCTGAAAGCCGCCGATATCCGCTTGAGTCAGGAAGACATGGAGTATTTGGGATAA
- a CDS encoding alpha/beta hydrolase, producing the protein MIFLSLINAAQAQKPSLVTVPNSEHRVMQSKVAGHTYDVYVHFPVGYAQAAGKKYPVLYVVDGDNDFSPTLEYLGLLMAEYHIPEPLVVAIGDGGLIGTPTNKRNRDFTPTATTAMPGSGGAPAFLGFIEQELMPFVEKNYQADPAQRSLYGYSMGGLFGTYVLFQKPTLFRNILIGSPALGYDKGKVFDFESAYHAKHTALPVHVFIEVGELETPGQKEPYQKLVRLLEARHYQNLDLHTVVIEKVTHLTGKPVTMLKALGWAYTSPHAIF; encoded by the coding sequence ATGATATTTCTGTCACTAATCAACGCTGCCCAAGCCCAAAAGCCTAGTTTGGTTACAGTGCCCAACTCTGAGCACCGCGTAATGCAGTCGAAAGTGGCAGGCCACACCTACGACGTGTACGTGCACTTCCCGGTCGGCTACGCTCAGGCGGCGGGCAAGAAGTACCCGGTGCTGTATGTTGTGGACGGCGACAACGACTTTTCGCCCACGCTCGAATACTTGGGGCTGCTCATGGCCGAATACCACATTCCTGAGCCGCTGGTGGTAGCCATTGGCGATGGCGGCCTCATCGGTACGCCTACCAACAAACGCAACCGCGACTTCACTCCGACGGCCACCACAGCCATGCCCGGCAGCGGCGGCGCACCGGCGTTTTTGGGCTTTATTGAGCAGGAACTGATGCCTTTCGTCGAAAAGAACTACCAAGCCGACCCCGCCCAACGCTCGCTGTATGGCTACTCGATGGGCGGTCTGTTCGGCACGTACGTCCTGTTTCAAAAGCCCACGCTGTTCCGTAACATCCTCATTGGCAGCCCGGCGCTGGGTTACGACAAGGGCAAGGTCTTCGATTTTGAAAGCGCTTATCACGCCAAGCACACCGCCTTGCCCGTGCACGTATTTATAGAGGTAGGCGAACTGGAAACGCCGGGCCAGAAGGAGCCCTACCAAAAACTGGTGCGGCTGCTCGAAGCCCGGCACTACCAAAACCTAGATCTGCACACCGTCGTCATCGAGAAGGTAACGCACCTGACCGGCAAGCCCGTGACCATGCTCAAGGCGCTAGGCTGGGCCTACACCAGCCCGCACGCAATATTCTGA
- a CDS encoding helix-turn-helix domain-containing protein, producing MKEEAQARPQILYSCYFTASREGEQFVPEHILSYQLAGTLVTNDGDREQVFGEGSLRLSKRNRLVKFSKHPPAHGEFKSLSISLDQETLRRFSLEYGYHAEKHPAGAAIVELPLSPLYKSFLDSLQPYEQLAQPGNESLLALKAREAIMLLLKSNPELKDVLFDFSEPGKIDLAAFMDRNFHFNVQLKRFAYLTGRSLATFKRDFEKIFQLSPSRWLQQRRLQEAHYLIKEKGKAPSEAYLEVGFEDLSHFSFAFKKRYGVAPSRI from the coding sequence ATGAAAGAGGAAGCCCAGGCGCGGCCGCAAATACTTTATTCCTGCTACTTCACAGCCAGCCGGGAAGGCGAACAGTTTGTGCCCGAACACATCCTGAGCTATCAGCTGGCCGGTACGCTCGTCACCAACGACGGCGACCGCGAGCAGGTTTTCGGCGAAGGCTCGTTGCGGCTCAGCAAGCGCAACCGCCTCGTCAAGTTCAGCAAGCACCCACCTGCGCACGGCGAATTCAAATCCTTGTCTATTTCGCTCGACCAGGAAACGTTGCGCCGGTTCAGCCTCGAATACGGTTACCATGCCGAGAAACACCCCGCCGGCGCGGCCATTGTGGAGCTGCCGCTCAGCCCGCTCTACAAAAGCTTTCTCGATTCGTTGCAGCCCTACGAGCAGTTGGCCCAACCCGGTAACGAGAGTTTGCTGGCGCTGAAAGCGCGGGAAGCCATCATGCTGCTGCTCAAGAGCAATCCGGAGCTGAAAGACGTGTTGTTCGACTTTAGCGAACCCGGCAAAATTGATCTGGCGGCTTTCATGGACCGCAACTTCCATTTCAACGTGCAGCTCAAGCGATTTGCCTACCTCACCGGCCGCAGTCTGGCTACGTTTAAGCGCGATTTTGAAAAGATATTTCAGCTCTCGCCGAGCCGCTGGTTGCAGCAGCGCCGCTTGCAAGAGGCGCATTACCTGATCAAAGAGAAAGGCAAAGCGCCGTCGGAAGCGTATTTGGAGGTAGGCTTCGAAGACTTGTCGCACTTCTCCTTTGCCTTCAAAAAGCGGTACGGCGTAGCGCCCTCCAGAATCTGA